CGGCGACTCCTGCGCCAGGAGCCAGCCCCACGCCTGCGCCGGGAGCAAGTCCCACGCCGACCGCCCAGCCCGCCGACCCCAACGCGGTACCGCCACCGGCCGATCCCAATGCACCGCCGCCGCCGGACCCCAACGCGGTGGAAGCCGGACGGGTGACCAACGCCGTGGGCGGGTTCAGCTTCATCGTGCCGCCCGGCTGGGTGGAGTCCGACGCGTCGCACCTGGACTACGGCTCGGCGCTACTGAGCAAGGCAGCCGGTGAGGCTCCGATGCCCGGACAGCCGCAGCCGGTGGCCAACGACACCCGCATCGTGTTGGGCCGGCTGGACCAGAAGCTCTACGCCAGCGCCGAAGCCACCAACCCGAAGGCCGCCGTGCGGCTGGGATCGGACATGGGCGAGTTCTTCATGCCGTATCCCGGCACCCGGGTCAACCAGGAGACCGTTCCCCTCAACGCCAACGGCGTCTCGGGCAGCGCGTCGTACTACGAGGTGAAGTTCAGCGACACCAGCAAGCCCAACGGCCAGATCTGGACCGGCGTGGTCGGCACCCCGGCGGGCGCCACTCCTGCCGCCGGACCGCCGCAGCGCTGGTTCGTGGTGTGGCTGGGCACGTCCAACAACCCGGTCGACAAGAACGCCGCAAAGGCGCTGGCCGAGTCGATCCGGCCCTGGAATGCTCCGGCCGCCCCAGCGGCTCCCGCTCCGGAAGCTGTCCCGGGTGCTCCCGCGCCTGCACCGGCAGCGCCTGCCGAGCCGGGTGCCCCGGCGCCTGCACCGGCCCCGGCACCGGCTCAGGCGCCGGCCGCTCAGACTCCGGCGTCGACGCAACCTCGGAGCACCCAACCGGCCTGAAACCGGCCTGAAACCCGCCCTGAAAACTAGGCCGAATCGTTCCTCTATTCGTTACGCGGAAGGCGTATACCGATAGCACGGTCCAGTGATTGCACTGGACCTAGCCAGCGGAGAGGAACCCTCATGGACGTCGTCGCAAGCACCGAATTTCTCGCTCGCTCAACCACGCTGACCAGCGTGGGCTGGATCGGCTACATCATCATCGGCGCGCTGGCGGGCTGGATCGCCGGCAAGATCGTCAAGGGTGCCGGATCGGGCATCCTGATGAATATCGTGATCGGTATCGTCGGTGCGTTGATCGGCGGATTCCTGCTCAGCTTCGCCTTTGACACCGCGTCGGGCGGCTGGTGGTTCACCTTCTTCACCGCAATCCTGGGTTCGGTGATCCTACTGTGGCTCGTCGGGATGGTGCAGCGGCGCTGAATTCCCGCCCGCGGCGGGAGGATTCGCGGATCGGGCGCGATTGACGGCACCCGCACCGGGTATTACTGCGAGGTCCCCTCGACAAGTTAATACCCCTGAAGGAGCTGGTCATGGTCCTGCACATCATCGGAATGATCGTTCTTGGACTGATCGTCGGGCTGATCGCGCGACTCATCGTGCCGGGCAGGCAGCCGATGGGCTGGATCGCCACCGCGCTGCTCGGCATCGTCGGCGCCTACGTCGGCGGCACCCTGGGCAGCGTCGTCTTCCCGCCGCACAAGTTCACCATCACCCCGCCCATCAACCACTCGTTCCTCGGAGCGCTGGTCGGTGCGGTGCTCCTGCTGCTGATCTACAAGTTCGCCACGTCGCGCACCCGGACTCTGTAGCCGGGCGGGCCCGTCGCGGCGCGCTGCCTCGCGGCATGATGGGGTGATGGCCGCCCCACCGACCAGCACCACCATGACCGCGTGGCAGGTGCGCCAACCCGGACCGATGACGAGCCGGCCGCTGGAGCAAGTCACCGTCCCGGTCCCGCGGCCCGGACCTAACGACCTGCTGGTCGCCGTTCTTGCCTGCGGAGTGTGCCGGACTGACCTGCATGTCACCGAAGGCGACCTACCCGTCCACCGGGACCGGGTGACTCCCGGCCATGAGGTGGTCGGGGAGGTCATCGAGGTCGGCGCCGATGCCGGCGACGAGTTCCACGTCGGGGACCGCGTGGGTATCGCGTGGCTGCGGCACACCTGCGGGGTGTGCAAGTACTGCAGGCGGGGCGACGAGAACCTGTGTCCGCAGTCCCGCTACACCGGCTGGGACGCCGACGGTGGCTATGCCGAATTCACCACGGTGCCTGCGGCTTTCGCGCACCCGCTACCGAGCGGGTACAGCGACAGCGAGCTGGCGCCGCTGCTGTGTGCCGGCATCATCGGCTACCGGTCGCTGTTGCGGGCCGAGCTGCCCGCCGGTGGGCGGCTGGGTTTGTACGGTTTCGGCGGCAGCGCCCACATCACCGCGCAGGTCGCGCTGGCCCAGGGCGCGGAGGTGCACGTGATGACGCGCGGCGCCCGGGCGCGCGAGCTGGCCATGGAGTTGGGGGCGGCTTCCGCACAGGGCGCGGCCGATCCGCCGCCGGTGCCGCTGGACGCGGCGATCCTGTTCGCTCCCGTCGGCGAGCTGGTGCTGCCGGCGATGGAAGCCCTCGACCGGGGCGGCACGCTCGCGGTGGCGGGTATTCATTTGAGTGACATCCCGTCGCTGAACTACCAGCGGCATCTGTTTCAGGAGCGTCAGGTCAGGTCGGTCACGTCCAACACCAGGGCCGATGCCCGCGCCTTCCTGGACTTCGCCGGACGGAACCACATCGAGGTCACCACGCCGGAATATCCGCTGGCCGCGGCTGATCGCGCGCTGACCGACCTGAGCACCGGCGAGATCGCGGGCGCCGCGGTGCTGTTGGTCTAGGTGCTCTGGGTCTAGGTCGACAGGTGCCAAACCAGGGCGGCGGCCAGGGCGCCGACGCCGTTCAGCGACCAGTGCAGCGCGATGGGAGCGATCAGGCTGCCGCTGCGCCGGCGTAACCAGCTGAACACGAAACCGGCAGCACCGGTGGCCAGCACGGCCATCGTCACACCGGCCATCATTCCGAAGACGCCGCCACCGAACAGCCGGGTGAACCCGACGTTGTTGCTGGTCAGGCCCAGCGACGTGGCGATGTGCCACATGCCGAACAGCAGCGACCCGGCCAGGGCCACCCCGCGGAAACCCCAGGCGCGGTGCAGCGCGCCGTGCAGCACGCCGCGGAAAACGAGTTCCTCCGGGATGACGGTCTGCAGCGGGATTATGACCATCGAAGCGATCAGCGCGCCGGAAATGGTCGCGTAGTGGTTGTTCAGGAACATCGGGCGGGTGACCGGCAGTGCCACGCCGACCGCGATCACCGACACCACCAGCGCCACGGCGGCCAGCGCGTAGCCCACGCCCGACTTCCAGTGCTCGCGGCCGAGCCCGAGTTCGGCCCAGTCCAACCCGCGCCACCGAACCAGGGCTACCAGGCCGATAGCCGCCAGCGGGACCGTCGCGATGCCCGCCCACGCCGTGGTGAAGTGGGCGACCAGGTTGGTCAGCACCAGCACGGCGACGACCACGGCGATGTCGGCATGAAGGCGCAGCCGGGTCGCGGTGGGCAGGGCTTGGGTTTGGGCAGGCATCGTCGCGAGTCTACCTGCGGCTGCGCTGCGCAACCTCGGCTTTGATTTCTGCTGAGAGCGCATCGGCCACGGCAATCCGCGACAACAGAGTGGGTTCGGACATGCGCGCGCGGAAGACGAGCCCCACCGTCACGTCGTGGTCGGGGCGATGCTCGACGGTGATTTCATCACCGGCGCGGACGTTTCCGGGGGATATCACCCGCAGGTAGGCGCCGGGGATCCCGGCTTGGGTGAAGGTCTTGATCCAGCCGCGCTGTTCCAGCATCGCCGCGAAGGTGCGGCATGGCGTGCGCGGCGCCGAGACTTCCAGGACCGGGCCCTCGGCGCCGATGCGCCAGCGTTCCCCGATGAGCGTCCCGGTGACGTCGATGCCCTGGGTGGTCAGGTTCTCGCCGAACATCCCGTCGGTGAGGGTGCGATCCAGCTGGGCTTGCCAGTCGTCGAGGTCTTCGCGCGCGTAGACGTAGACGGCTTGATCGTCGCCCCCGTGGAACTTCGGGTTGCCGATAGCGTCGCCGGCCAGCCCGCTGCCTGTCTTGCCCGGCGCCTGGACCATGACCGCTTCGGCGGTGGGGACCTTGTAGATGCCGGTCACCTTCGATCGGGCGCGCGGATCGGGGTTGGGCCGGGCCTGGGCCACGTTGACGGACAAGACTTTCGGCACCTGGTCAGAGTAGCCGGGTGCCGGGCGGCGCTAGTCCGACGCTCGCCTCATCTCGCGCCAGTCACCGCCAAGATCGTCCCGGCCACCAGGCCTGGGTCGTCCACCATGGGAACGTGCCCGACGCCGGGCAGGGTCGTGAATGACGCCCGAGGTATCCGCTCGCGGGCAATCTTGTCGCACAACGGGACTGGAACAATCGCATCGTTCCCCGACCAGGCGATGGTCACCGGGCAGGGCAGGGGATCCAACGATGCGATCTGTTCACTGGAACCGAGAAAGTCGTCGACGTCGACCGTGCAACCGATGATGTCGTCGATCGCGTCAATGCTTTGCGCGGTGGTCATTCGATCGGCGTGACACGCGGCGTCGCGCAAGCCGAGCCGGCGCACGGCCGCCGACTTCATCGCGAGGGCGACCACCGGACGCAGTGGACGGGCGACGCGCCCTATTCCCACGAATTTGTGGATCTGCCTCAGCACGTGGGCCTGTGCGGCATCCCCGGGCGACCAGAAGCCGGCCGGGGCGAACGCGCACACTGTTGCCGCGCGACCACGCCGGGCCAACTCGATGGCCATCCAACCGCCCAACGAGAGACCAACGACATGTGGTCGCTCAAGACCACATTGGTCGAGGTATCGCTCCGCGTCGTCAACCAGATCGCTGACGGTAGCCGGGCGCTGCGGAGCCGGCGACCCGCCGCGGTGCCCGGCAGTGGTGAACGTGTGCACGCGGTGCTCGTCGGCCAGCAGTGGCACGACGTCCTGCCAGCCGTTGCCCGACATCAGGATGCCGTGCAGCAGGACCACGGGAGACTTGTCGGACGTCACGCGGCAAAGTCTCGCACCTGCCTGCACGGATAGGAACGGTGCATTCGTCGAGCCGATGTGGGCGGCGATCATCAGATTCGTCGGGCCTACCTGCGGACCTCTTCTCGGCGGAGATTTCAGTGCGTCACGACCGACACCACCAACCCTCGAATCCCGCCGCGGCTATGCATAAGACACGACCCCGCCAGGAACCTCAGATCAGCCAGTTGCCTCACGTAGACGTGCGCGCTTATTGATGGGCGGTTTGGCGTCGGGTGCAGCTTTGCTGGTGGTGAAGGTCAGGAGCTGGTTCAGCGTGTCAGCAAGTTGCCTGACCGGAAAAACCCAAGGTGAGTGGCGCAGGCGACAGGCGCGGCGCAGCTTGCTGGCCGGTGGTGGTGTGGCGGTGTGTATTTCGGTGGCTAGGCGGCGGGTTGGAGAGTTACGTGGAATCCCATCGCGGTTAGTTGGGCGAGGTGGTTGCGGATCTTTCGTTCGGTGACGGTGCGGTTGGTGTGGTAGTCGGGTCCGAGGTCGTGGAATCGGGCGGTGGGATCGGAAAGCAGCTGCCAGATGATCGTGAGGATGGAGCGGGCGACCGCTACCAGGGCTTTGAGTTTGCCGCGGCGTTTGACGATGCGCCGGTAGCGTTCACCGAGGAAGGTGTTGGTCTTGGCGGCCGCAGCCGCGGCCTCGCCGAGTGCGCCTTTGAGGTAGGGGTTGCCTTTGCCGGTCTTCCCGGCGCGGCTGATGGGACCGGACTGGACGATGCGCGGACACAGTTTCGCCCAGGAGACCAGGTGCTCGGGTGTGGGAAAACGGGTCATCTCCAGTCCAATTTCGGCGATGATCCTCTGCGCGGCACGTTGGCCGATACCCGGGATCTCATCGAGGCGCTCGATGACGCTTGGCGCGCAGCGGGCCACTGTGACGGGATCGACCCGGGTGCCGTCGCCGGTGTCCGGATCGCTACCGCTGGTGTCCCGATCGGCATCGATGCCCGCACCCGGGCCCGTGCCGGGGTCGCGGTGATCGATGGCCCCAGCCGCGGCGGGCAGCTCAGCGATCAACTCCTCGATGCGCACGGTCAAGGTGTCGATCTGGGCGGAAAGCGCATCGATCTGGCCCAGCAGCATCCGCGCCAACTCGGCGTGATGATCATCGAAGCGACCGTCGAGCGCGGTGATCAGCTCCGAGCGTTTGGCCTTCATCCTCCCGCGCGCCAACGCGGCCAGTCGGCGCGGGTCGCGTTCCCCGGCGATGAGGGCCTCGATCATGTCGCGCGTGGAAAATGTGTCCAGCGTCGAGGCCACCGACGACACCTTGATCAACGCATCCTCGAGAAGTTTCTCCAGCCGCTGCCAGTAACGAGAACGGTCGCGGGTCAGGTCCTCGCGTAGCCGGGTGTAATCACGCAGCCGCCGGATCGGCGCCGGCGGCACGAACGACGGCCTCAGCAGGCCTTTCTCGGTCAGCTTCGCCAGCCAGACACTGTCGAGTTTGTCCGTTTTGGGCCGGCCTGGCACGTTCTTGACGTCACGCGCATTCACCAGCTGCACATCCAGCCCCGCCGCCTCCATCAGGTAATACCAGATCCGCCAATAGTCCGAAGTTGACTCCACGGTGACCTTCTCGATGTCGAGCTCGATGAGCTGCTGGGTCAGCTGACCGATCATGCCGGTGCGTGCAGACACCTCCCACACCCGGGAAAACCGCCGCCCGGACTTGCCGGGCAGCCGCACGCATACGGTGCCGGTTGCCTTGGCAACATCGATCGCCGCGGCCCGCTCGATCACCACCTCGTGGTCCGCGTCGGCAATCTCCACCGGCACGGCCGCCACCGCCGGCTTCTGCTTGCGCCTGCGTTGTTCTGCCACTTCTCTTGCCCTCCAATCGGATCCATCCATTCCATCGGGTGGGTCGCCTGGGGGCCTCGGTCAAGGGAACCGAAATTCTGACCGGCGTGCTCGAAGCAACAGTGCGTGACCCTTCAAGGTCGGGCCCCGGCGCCAAGCTCATGTGCGGGCTCTCACGCCCAAGGCAAGATCGGCGTCGGCAGGCGACCCGACCCCATTTTCACGCCCGCGAGGCGTCCCCCGGAAGGGATATGGAGCTCATGTCAAGATGCGCGCGAAGGGTTGTTGGTTGCCTCACGTGAACGTGCGCGCTTGGTGAGTGGAGTCGGGACGCCGGCTGGGGCTTTGCTGGTGGTCAGGGTGAAGAGTTGGTTGGTCAACGCCTGGATCTGGCGTTGGGTGGCGGCTGGGTTGATCAGTGAGTAGGTCCGCTTGAGCGCCACGATGCGGTCCAGGGTCATACTCGGGTGGTCGGTCGCCCGGTGAAACGGGGTGGTGGCCGTGTCGTGTTTTCTGGATACCTTGGCGCCTTTGCGGACTTTGGATACCAATTTCTGCTGGGGGTGGAAGTAGTTGGTCAGCTGTGACTGCAGTCGCCAGATCTCGTTGAGTAGCAAGAGTTCTGACGCTGTGTCGTAGCGGTAGTAGCCGACCACGGTGCGGACCACCACCCAGTTCTTCTGCTCGACGTGGCAGCCGTCGTTCTTGTTGCCCGGCCGTGACCGGGTGAAGGTGATTCGCCGGTCTTGGCACCATGCCAAGAGGTCGTCGTTGATGAATTCCGATCCGTTATCGCAGTCCACGCCGAGGATCGGGAACGGCATCGCGGCGGCGATCTGATTGAGGGCGGCCAGGATGTGTTTGGCCGTCCTGTCCGGTAGCGAGCGGCTTTCGGTCCAGCCGGTGGCGATATCGGTGACCGTCAACGTGAACGCATGGCCTCCACCCCGATTGCCGCCGTCATGGAAGACCGTGTCGATCTCGACGAAGCCGGGCACAGCGTCATCCCATTGGGCCCAGGTGCGCACCGGGATCTGACTTCGGATCAGCGACCCCGGCTTGGTGCCCACGCGTCCTTTGATCTTGTATCTGGCCCGTTCATCGGCCAGGCGGCGATCGATGGTGGCCGCCGACATCGATACCAGCAGTGCCGCCGTCTCGTCACTGATGACCAGCTCCCGGAAGTGGCGCAGCACGGCTACCAGCTCGGTGAGCATGGGTGCGAGCCGTTTGCCGGCGGGCATGCCCAGCACCGTCCAGCAGATCGTCAGCGCAGCAATCACATCCTCGCCGTATTTCACGGGCCGCGGACTTCGTGCAGACATGATCCTGGGGGCCAGCGCGGCTTTAAGTGCCTTGCGGGCAGGGCTGCGATGCCAGCCCGTGTTGGCGCACAACTCGTCAAGAATCCGGGTCTTACCGCGCTTACCGGCCTGCTGATAACGAGTCGCCGCTGATTGGGTCACCGCCCTGCGCTCTGCCAATGTCAACCCCATCAACCGGGCCTACCGAACTCATTGCTGACCCGACCAGGCAGGCGCGCCGTCCACGCGCGCATTCTCGATGAGGCAACGAATCACCCTTTCGCGCGCATTTCTGACGAGTCAACGCGGTCAGGGGTAGAGGCTATAATCGAAAGTATGTTCGATAGACTGCCGTTCCTCGCACCCGGGATGTGTGATGTCTCAGGACATCGGTGACAGTTCTGTGTCAGGACATCGGTGCCAGTTGGTGTGTCAGGACTTCGGTGACGTTTTGTCGTTTTTGGGGTGTGGGCCGCGGGGTCGTCCGTTGCCGACGTAAGTCACCCCGGGTGCGGGTCTTGTGTGCTCGATGAGGACTTCGCCGTCCAGGTCGGCGACGATGATCTTGTCGCCGTTGGTGACGACCAGGACCTGGTCAAAGCCGCGTCGTCCATCGACCTTGTACTGGACCCCGGCGAGCATGAATGTTCCGGCGGTGGTCAGTGTCCTGACGCTGGTGCCGGCGGGCAGGTCTTTGGGTGCGGGTGCAGGCCGGTGCCGCTTAAGTGCAGCTTGGACGAAGAAGGGCTGGTCGGGTTTGGGGCGGGGAGCCTGCGCCTTCTCGGTGGCCTCCCAGGCCGCGCGGGGTGTGATGCGGCCAGGCAGCCCTTGGTGGGGGCGCTCGTTGTTGTAGATGTCGTCGAAGGCGTCGATTTGGGTCTGCAACTCGGCCAGCGTGCTCGCGAGAGGCTGCTTGTCCAAGTAGCGGAACAAGGTCTGATGGAAGCGTTCGTTCTTGCCCTGGGTGGTCGGTTTGTAGGGCTTGCCGGTCATCGCCGCCACGCCCAGGCTTGCGAGGTGTTCTACGAGCTGGCCCAGATATCCACGCCGCGAGGGGTTAAGCGCGAGCCCGTTGTCCGACAGCAGTCGTTGGGGCACTCCGTGGGCGGCGATGGCCTTGTCCACCACTGCGATCGCGTCCGTGGCGGTCTCGCTGAATGCGACGTGGGAAGCGACCGCGTAGCGGGAGTGGTCGTCGATGAGCTGGAAGATTACGCACTTTCGTCCGCCGCTCAGCACGTACTCGGTCGCGTCGAGTTGCCAGCACGCATTCGGCGCCGGATAGACGAACCGCCGCCATGCCGAGCGGGGCTTCTTCTTCGGCTCCAGACGAGCCACGCCAGCCTCACGGAAGATGCGCGCCAGCGATGCCGTGGAAGGTACCGGTTGTAGGCCCATCGCGCGCATCTTTTCGTGCACACTGATCGGCCCGTGATCCAGGCCGGAGGCCTCCAGTGCGGCACGCACTGCCACAGCCTGCTCCTTGATCGCATCGCTCAACTTCGATGGGCTCGACTTGGGTCGTCTCGTCCTGGGTTCAAGTACCGCGGCCGGCCCGTCGGCCTTGGCGCGTTTACGCAACTCGTAGAACGACTTGCGGGAGATGCCGTACTCGGCGCAGAACGTCGAAACCGCCCCGCGGGGCGCGTCATCGGGCCACTGCGAGATAGCAAGCCGGACCAGAGGATCGATCGGTTCATTAACAGCCACCACCCGAACCCTGAGGCAGAAATGTCACCACCAACACAGCCCGAACTGTCACCGATGTCCTGACACAGAACTGTCACCGATGTCCTGGGAGATGACACTCGCACCCGGGATGGAAGGGTATGACGGCTACCTGGAGGTGGTGGCCCACCGCAGGGCACTTCTAGAAAAGACCGAAGACTCGGTGGGCTGGATGACGCGGATCGGTGCGGCGGCGCGGGTGGTCAATCAGGCCCAGGCCGCGGAGTTGGTGGGGATCGGGCAGTTGTTCTCCCACCGCTCGGTGGCGGGCTCTGAGAGGGGTCAGTGGGCGATCGACACGTTCAAGGCGGTGGCCGGGGAGGTGGCCGCGGGGCTGAAGATCAGCCAGGGCCGCGCGGAGACCAAGCTGCATTATGCCCGGGCGATGCGCGAGCGCCTACCGCAGGTCGCGGCGGTGTTGTGTGCCGGGGACATCGACCTGGAGGCGTTCGCCACGATCGTGTTCCGCACCGATCTGATCGAGGACCCCCAGGTGCTGGCGGCGGTGGACGACAAGATCGCCGCGCGGGTGACACGCTGGCCCTCGTTGAGCCGGGGGCGGTTGTCGCAGAAGATCGACCAGATCGTCGCCGACGCCGACGCCGATGCCGTCCGGCGGCGCACAGAGGCCCAGGCTGATCGGGAGGTGTGGATCAGCCAGGAGCTCAACGGGTTGTGCCAGGTGGAGGGACGCCTGCGCAGCACCGATGCCAAAGCCCTCGATGCGCGGATCTCGGCGTTGGCGGCCACGGTCTGCCCCCACGATCCGCGCACGGTGGCTCAGCGCCGCGCTGATGCCATGGGGGCGCTGGCCGCGAACGCGACCCGGCTGGGCTGTGAGTGCGGGCGTCCCGATTGCACCGCCGCCGGGCGCAAGCCCTCCTCGCCGGTGGTGATTCATGTGGTCGCCGAACAGGCCACCCTCAATGGCCACAGTGATCAGCCGGGGTGCCTGTTGGGCGCCGAGGACCTGATCACCCCCGAGGTGTTGGCCGAGTTGGCGTTGACCGCCCGCCAGGTGCCGTTGATCCACCCCGGCTACAGCCCGCCCGAGCCGCACTACCACCCCTCCCCAGCGCTCGCCGATTTCGTGCGGGCCCGGGACCTGACGTGCCGCTGGCCGGGCTGTGATGTGCCGGCCACGCACTGCGATGTCGACCACACCATCCCCTACGCCTCCGGTGGGCCCACCCATGCGGGCAACCTCAAGTGCTACTGCCGCACGCATCATTTGATGAAAACGTTCTGGGGCTGGACCGAGAAACAACTCGCCGACGGCACCTTGATCCTGACCTCCCCGGGTGGGGACACCCACGTCA
This genomic stretch from Mycobacterium paragordonae harbors:
- a CDS encoding alanine and proline-rich secreted protein Apa, coding for MYQEDPNPTRRKGLVASLAIAAATAVTIALPATAGADPEPAPSPTPTVAPPASPAPASPAPAATPSPSATPAPGASPTPAPGASPTPTAQPADPNAVPPPADPNAPPPPDPNAVEAGRVTNAVGGFSFIVPPGWVESDASHLDYGSALLSKAAGEAPMPGQPQPVANDTRIVLGRLDQKLYASAEATNPKAAVRLGSDMGEFFMPYPGTRVNQETVPLNANGVSGSASYYEVKFSDTSKPNGQIWTGVVGTPAGATPAAGPPQRWFVVWLGTSNNPVDKNAAKALAESIRPWNAPAAPAAPAPEAVPGAPAPAPAAPAEPGAPAPAPAPAPAQAPAAQTPASTQPRSTQPA
- a CDS encoding zinc-binding alcohol dehydrogenase family protein; this encodes MAAPPTSTTMTAWQVRQPGPMTSRPLEQVTVPVPRPGPNDLLVAVLACGVCRTDLHVTEGDLPVHRDRVTPGHEVVGEVIEVGADAGDEFHVGDRVGIAWLRHTCGVCKYCRRGDENLCPQSRYTGWDADGGYAEFTTVPAAFAHPLPSGYSDSELAPLLCAGIIGYRSLLRAELPAGGRLGLYGFGGSAHITAQVALAQGAEVHVMTRGARARELAMELGAASAQGAADPPPVPLDAAILFAPVGELVLPAMEALDRGGTLAVAGIHLSDIPSLNYQRHLFQERQVRSVTSNTRADARAFLDFAGRNHIEVTTPEYPLAAADRALTDLSTGEIAGAAVLLV
- a CDS encoding GlsB/YeaQ/YmgE family stress response membrane protein: MDVVASTEFLARSTTLTSVGWIGYIIIGALAGWIAGKIVKGAGSGILMNIVIGIVGALIGGFLLSFAFDTASGGWWFTFFTAILGSVILLWLVGMVQRR
- a CDS encoding alpha/beta fold hydrolase — protein: MTSDKSPVVLLHGILMSGNGWQDVVPLLADEHRVHTFTTAGHRGGSPAPQRPATVSDLVDDAERYLDQCGLERPHVVGLSLGGWMAIELARRGRAATVCAFAPAGFWSPGDAAQAHVLRQIHKFVGIGRVARPLRPVVALAMKSAAVRRLGLRDAACHADRMTTAQSIDAIDDIIGCTVDVDDFLGSSEQIASLDPLPCPVTIAWSGNDAIVPVPLCDKIARERIPRASFTTLPGVGHVPMVDDPGLVAGTILAVTGAR
- a CDS encoding CPBP family intramembrane glutamic endopeptidase, producing MPAQTQALPTATRLRLHADIAVVVAVLVLTNLVAHFTTAWAGIATVPLAAIGLVALVRWRGLDWAELGLGREHWKSGVGYALAAVALVVSVIAVGVALPVTRPMFLNNHYATISGALIASMVIIPLQTVIPEELVFRGVLHGALHRAWGFRGVALAGSLLFGMWHIATSLGLTSNNVGFTRLFGGGVFGMMAGVTMAVLATGAAGFVFSWLRRRSGSLIAPIALHWSLNGVGALAAALVWHLST
- a CDS encoding GlsB/YeaQ/YmgE family stress response membrane protein, yielding MVLHIIGMIVLGLIVGLIARLIVPGRQPMGWIATALLGIVGAYVGGTLGSVVFPPHKFTITPPINHSFLGALVGAVLLLLIYKFATSRTRTL
- a CDS encoding DDE-type integrase/transposase/recombinase, with the translated sequence MGLTLAERRAVTQSAATRYQQAGKRGKTRILDELCANTGWHRSPARKALKAALAPRIMSARSPRPVKYGEDVIAALTICWTVLGMPAGKRLAPMLTELVAVLRHFRELVISDETAALLVSMSAATIDRRLADERARYKIKGRVGTKPGSLIRSQIPVRTWAQWDDAVPGFVEIDTVFHDGGNRGGGHAFTLTVTDIATGWTESRSLPDRTAKHILAALNQIAAAMPFPILGVDCDNGSEFINDDLLAWCQDRRITFTRSRPGNKNDGCHVEQKNWVVVRTVVGYYRYDTASELLLLNEIWRLQSQLTNYFHPQQKLVSKVRKGAKVSRKHDTATTPFHRATDHPSMTLDRIVALKRTYSLINPAATQRQIQALTNQLFTLTTSKAPAGVPTPLTKRARSREATNNPSRAS
- a CDS encoding IS110 family transposase; the protein is MAEQRRRKQKPAVAAVPVEIADADHEVVIERAAAIDVAKATGTVCVRLPGKSGRRFSRVWEVSARTGMIGQLTQQLIELDIEKVTVESTSDYWRIWYYLMEAAGLDVQLVNARDVKNVPGRPKTDKLDSVWLAKLTEKGLLRPSFVPPAPIRRLRDYTRLREDLTRDRSRYWQRLEKLLEDALIKVSSVASTLDTFSTRDMIEALIAGERDPRRLAALARGRMKAKRSELITALDGRFDDHHAELARMLLGQIDALSAQIDTLTVRIEELIAELPAAAGAIDHRDPGTGPGAGIDADRDTSGSDPDTGDGTRVDPVTVARCAPSVIERLDEIPGIGQRAAQRIIAEIGLEMTRFPTPEHLVSWAKLCPRIVQSGPISRAGKTGKGNPYLKGALGEAAAAAAKTNTFLGERYRRIVKRRGKLKALVAVARSILTIIWQLLSDPTARFHDLGPDYHTNRTVTERKIRNHLAQLTAMGFHVTLQPAA
- a CDS encoding HNH endonuclease signature motif containing protein — translated: MEGYDGYLEVVAHRRALLEKTEDSVGWMTRIGAAARVVNQAQAAELVGIGQLFSHRSVAGSERGQWAIDTFKAVAGEVAAGLKISQGRAETKLHYARAMRERLPQVAAVLCAGDIDLEAFATIVFRTDLIEDPQVLAAVDDKIAARVTRWPSLSRGRLSQKIDQIVADADADAVRRRTEAQADREVWISQELNGLCQVEGRLRSTDAKALDARISALAATVCPHDPRTVAQRRADAMGALAANATRLGCECGRPDCTAAGRKPSSPVVIHVVAEQATLNGHSDQPGCLLGAEDLITPEVLAELALTARQVPLIHPGYSPPEPHYHPSPALADFVRARDLTCRWPGCDVPATHCDVDHTIPYASGGPTHAGNLKCYCRTHHLMKTFWGWTEKQLADGTLILTSPGGDTHVTTPGSALLFPSLCHAVGGMPAPEAQTPPADYCAERTAMMPTRRRTRTQARAARVTAERRANRQARIAATGPPDDEPPPF
- a CDS encoding DDE-type integrase/transposase/recombinase, which produces MVAVNEPIDPLVRLAISQWPDDAPRGAVSTFCAEYGISRKSFYELRKRAKADGPAAVLEPRTRRPKSSPSKLSDAIKEQAVAVRAALEASGLDHGPISVHEKMRAMGLQPVPSTASLARIFREAGVARLEPKKKPRSAWRRFVYPAPNACWQLDATEYVLSGGRKCVIFQLIDDHSRYAVASHVAFSETATDAIAVVDKAIAAHGVPQRLLSDNGLALNPSRRGYLGQLVEHLASLGVAAMTGKPYKPTTQGKNERFHQTLFRYLDKQPLASTLAELQTQIDAFDDIYNNERPHQGLPGRITPRAAWEATEKAQAPRPKPDQPFFVQAALKRHRPAPAPKDLPAGTSVRTLTTAGTFMLAGVQYKVDGRRGFDQVLVVTNGDKIIVADLDGEVLIEHTRPAPGVTYVGNGRPRGPHPKNDKTSPKS
- a CDS encoding MOSC domain-containing protein, coding for MPKVLSVNVAQARPNPDPRARSKVTGIYKVPTAEAVMVQAPGKTGSGLAGDAIGNPKFHGGDDQAVYVYAREDLDDWQAQLDRTLTDGMFGENLTTQGIDVTGTLIGERWRIGAEGPVLEVSAPRTPCRTFAAMLEQRGWIKTFTQAGIPGAYLRVISPGNVRAGDEITVEHRPDHDVTVGLVFRARMSEPTLLSRIAVADALSAEIKAEVAQRSRR